AGACGCTAAGGAATAGGAAGAGTACTATCATAAGGGGCAGTTTGTGGTTCTTCATTCGATTAAGACAATGGAAATTCAACACAAGTTTGGCCATGGCGGGGgggtggggagagagagagagagagagagagagagatttgaagTTGGAAGAATGCAAACCAGGCGAATGGCTGTGAGGTAACGCAGAAGTGAGAAAGCTGGTGCAGGTGAAAGAGCTTTGTTGTGGCATGTCTTTATGCAGGCTAATCTAAACAAGGTTGAGGCTGGTAAAATGAATACAAGAAACTTAACCTAAAAATCGAGAAAACTCTATGTAAGGATACCGACCACGTCATTTGTAGGgcagctttaaaaaaaaactatcaaaCCTTATGTATTTTGATCTTACTCGACCTCACGCTGATCTCACCTAATATGAGAGTTCCACTAATCAGGGAGCTCTACGACCCTATTAAGCTTTCCTCCTCAAGGACGGATGTAGCATTGAAGATTAAGATTCTTAACTTCAGTTGTAGATGGTCAATTTTGAAAATTGAGACTTTGAGCTGGTGTATGATCATGTCTCTATGGTTTTGACAAGCATATATTTATCAcccaaacaatattatttaatttttaattagtacgAAATTACTTTGTAAAAATCGCAATTCCAAAACACAGTATCTTCTAAATCTGTTAAGAACCGTTTGACTTGATGAAGATTACAAATGTGATAACTTTGATGCCACACAAACACCACTTATGCAATTTGGATAGCTTAATACAATAAGTCAATGCAGAGTGCCAAATGGGAATGCCCCTCCCAAGTTGCCCATTCTTGCAAACTTTAAGTGAAAGTTTTGAGTTTGATAATCGTAAATAACGAGTTTGATGTTAATTTATTATGCCGACTCAATGTATGgcttaaaaataatttcttgcctCTAACGTAAAATTCGCCTATTAACCCAAAAAATGAAAGTTGAAATTCTCTCAACATCGAGAATTGAAAAGAGAAATACTATTagacaaaatattatttgaacTAATTGATCATGCATATTTGATCTCGTTAACACTGCATCCGTTTCTCAATAAATAAAGACGTCCTGCACAGAAAATTTTTACCACTTCCTTCACTAGAAGATGGTCCAAATTCTTCACCCACAACACTttcttaaaaaaagaagaagttagATTACTGATTGCAACCCAAAACCTAGTTGCCTTAATAATAAAAAGCCCATCCCTTCAAACTCCCACAAAGGAAAAAGCACATGATGACATTCCTTTTCAATAATTGGAGACCAAAACGACAACGTTTCGTTCCATCTTCACCTTACGGTCCTACCAAACCTCCGTCCAAGTATCTTTGCGCACATCCAAAATCAAAGCTAAAGCTTTGAACTTTCTCAGCTGATCCATTCTCCCCGAACCGAACCCGGAAACCCATTGAGAAACATCCACCTATTCCCGATGGGTTTCAATGCCAAAACCACCGACGAAAATTCCGAGACCAGCCTCCTCCTTCCCACCGTAACCCCCGCCGCCGACGTACCCAATAAAATCCCAGAGGACTCCTTCCACTTCGCCTACATAATCTACTTCACACTGGGTGTCGGCTACCTCCTCCCATGGAACGCTTTCATCACAGCCGTCGATTACTTCGCCTACCTCTACCCAGATGCCAGCGTCGACCGTATATTCTCCGTCGTTTACATGGTGGTGGGCCTCTTCTGCCTCCTCCTGATTATCTTCTACTCCCACAAGTCCGAAGCCTATGTCCGGATCAATGTGGGCCTGGGCCTCTTCGTCGTTTCGCTGCTCGTCGTTCCCCTCATGGATGTCTTTTACATCAAGGGTCGGGTCGGCTTGTACAACGGGTTTTACGTGACGGTTGTGGCGGTTGCCCTTTCGGCCGCGGCGGATGCTTTGGTTCAAGGCTCGCTCATTGGGGCGGCTAGCGAGTTGCCCGGAACTTATATGCAAGCCGTTGTGGCCGGGACTGCTGGTTCAGGTAAAACTCCTACCCTTTCCGGTCGAATTTGGAATTTCAGTTTTTGGGTTTTACTCtttgtttgattttggtttCTGGGTATTGTTTCATTTTCTGAATTAAATTCCGATTTTAGTTAATCTCAGTTGACTTCGTTTGATTTTCTGCGTCTCTTTGTAACCTGAATGGCCGTTTGGGAAAGTCTTCTGGTCATAAGTGCTTCTGCTAGAAGTGCTTTAATAGGAAACACATTGAAAttgttattaaaattttaactgCAACCTGGAAAAGCACTTGCAAGTCTGAAGAACCACCTTCTCCATAGAACACTAGTATGTTTTTCTGCCAAATGTAGTTAGAAACGCTTTCAATTGTCACAAGCACTTTTAGGTCTCTAGGGAAGTATCAAACGAAACACACTATGAAGCATATTAGTTTTTCTGCTCTAGGTTACTGGTTATGAGTTCATCAGAGTTTCCTAACAGGTCTCCCCAAAATTTGAATGGCTTTACAGGAGTAATTGTTTCTGCTCTGAGGATCGTAACCAAGGCAGTATATCCACAAAATACCGAAGGCCTGAGGAAAAGTGCGAACCTTTACTTCGCTGTCGGGATAGTCATTATTGTCATATGCATTGTCTTCTACAATGTGGCACCAAGGATTCCAGTTATGAAGTATTATGCAGATTTAAAGGTTCAGGCTGTAAACGATGCGACAGAAGAGAGAGGCCCTCCGACTCTGACTGTGTTGAGATCAACTCTGTGGCACGTAGTCGACAGAGTCAAGTGGTACGGAATTGGCATCTTCCTCATCTATGTCGTGACTTTGTCGATATTTCCAGGATACATTACTGAAGACGTGCACTCTCAGATTCTCAAGGATTGGTACCCAATCATCCTTATCACCGGCTACAATGTGTTTGATCTCGTTGGCAAGTCTCTGACTTCTGTGTGCCTCCTCAAAAATTCCAAGGTTGCAATCGGCAGTACAGTTGTGCGATTGctcttctttcctctcttcTATGGGTGCTTGCACGGCCCCAAATTCTTCCGAACAGAGATTCCAGTGACGATACTAACTTGCCTTTTGGGGCTCACCAACGGCTACTTGACTAGCGTGttgatgattttggttcccaaagTTGTCCAATTCCAACATGCCGAGACGGCAGGGATTGTGATCGTGTTGTTCTTGGTTCTGGGTTTGGCTGCTGGCTCAGTTGTAACTTGGTTCTGGGTCATCTGATGCCTCAATTGTATCCTAATCCTGTTTAGCTTGGTAAGTCTACTGTTAATAGTATTTCTGTTTGTTTCTTAAACATGGATTATGAATTGTAAATCTGAATAAGATGGGAAACGATTCTAGCTCAAATTCTGGCTTACGGGCTTCCAAGTTCTACTGCTAAAGACGTGATTTTCGCACGTCTGTTTTCTCATTAAACCAAAAGAAGATCAAGGAACACAAACAAAGGGAGAAGTAAAGAACGAGAAAACGAGAGTCTAATTTGAaaatacaaataattaaaagagaATAACACAAGTGTAATGGTAGGAAGGATTTCCCTGTCATGCATTTCAAAATACTATGGCCTGACTGAAAACGCCGGACATAAATACAAGTAAAAATTTGGAAAGAATCACCGAGAGGACATCTAACAGATTCCAAAGCTACAGACAACCAACAAGATCGACGAAGACAAAAAAGGGCATTATTTGCTTATGGAACAAAATGTAACAGGAAGCGATAGAAACAGAAAGAATTTGGTTTTAGCCATCTATGCGACCCATCCTAGTTAACGAGGGCGGAGGGCAAAGGACATATTATACTAACAAGACTTGGGTCTACAGCAAGCAAAAGTACATCTGACATTAAAAACTATCAAGTTCTTGTTCTTGAAGCCAGACCTGTCTCGACCTTCTTAATTTCAAAGATGAGCATCCTCCACATCTTGAGCACAAACATTTCAGCTTCTTCGTCTAAAATGGATTGAAGCAGCTGGAGCATGCGTTCTGCTCCGACATGTTCCTGAGTACTAGATACAATGTAATCTACCAGCGTAGTCTCTTCCTCTCCCAGAAACTCGGTAATCTTCTTCGAAATCCATGGTCTCATGCGTTCATGTAGTGCATGCTGTGAAAGCAGACACATCAAACATGGTTACGAGCAGTTAGTAGACTACGTGAATGAATGATCACCAAGCAAATTGTGCAAGTTTAAACAAAAGAATTTAGTATCATGGGTTAAGGCGTGCTTACCTGTTCATAAATAGCCCAATTTATTTCGTATGAGAATAATTCCTCTTTTGTCTTCGGAATCATATCGATCAGTTGTTTTGCATCCAAAAGCTTCTTGTTATCCGTTGCCCTTGGTTTACTCATCCCATGTTCTCGGTCCGTATCACGGTCAGTAGTCTTCTCCTTGTGCTCATTTCTAGTGCGATTAGAGTCATCACCATGCCGGTCCCTATCCCGGTGGCTTGACCTATCATCAGAACGTCTACTTCTTTCTTTCTCCGCATCTGGCTTCTCTTCTTTAGAACTAGCATTTGATATTCGCTTTGCGAATTCTGCAGCTGCAGCCAAATTTGATGGAGCTGTCCCAAAAACAGTTTGTTGGACAGCCTGTAGTTCTTCAGTTGAATAATCAATTGGAACCAGGGGCCTCATTTTTTTGTCCTTGTGTGCATCATCATCCTCCTCTTTAAAAACAGAAGGAACAGCAGTACGTTTTCCAGAACCCATTAAGCCAAAACCCAACTTCTTTGCTGGGGCACTGCCACTCAGATGTGGTTCTGATGCAGAAGCAGATGTCATGGTTGACTTATCACCACTGTTACCATTCTGTAAAGCCCCATCACCTGTCACGTCAAAGTCAAACGACGtgaataaaaatgaaaacaaaagggaaggaaggcaaaagaaaagaacaatACAAGCAATAAATAATTTCACGAGTAATTTTACCTATACGATTCTCAGGACCAGAATAACCCTCAACGTCCTGTTCAATTGCCTTATCTTTCAGTTCCACACCGAATTCTTCAGCCAAAGCAACTGTGTCACTTCCATTTGGTACATGGCCAGATGAAACCCTTAATGCATCTCTCTCTTGCTCCAGCTGCTTTTCCTCTTCAGCCCTCTTTCTGGCCTCggcaatttcttcttcttctttctgccTGTCAGCTATGTCCTCTTCCTTCTCCCGTAGtctcctctttctcttctcCTCCAATGCACTTCTCCTCCATTTTTTCCTGGAATCTTCAtcctcatcatcttcttcataAATTACCTCTTTCTTCCGTTTGcgttctctctccttctccctctccttctcataCTGCCTCTGTTTCTCTTTCTCCCTTTCCCTATACTCCCAATCTTTCAGACATTTTTCATACTGATGCTCAGCATCCTCGATTTTTCTCCTTTGCTCCTTCTCCTTCCGCACCCGTTCTCGCTCTGTTTCTCTTTCGTATCTTTCAATCTCACGCTCCTTTTCGCGTTTCATATCTCGCCCCCTGTCTCTGCTCCTATCTTGCCTTCTGCTCCTATCAGGTGAGCTTGTTTCAGGCCTCTCCTGGTCACTTGTTTTGTTGTCACCAGTTATCTCTTCATCAATTTTTTCTTCACAAGCATCTGAAAAGTTAAAAGTATCCACTATAAGTATGACAGCAAAACTGCCACTAGTAATTGACTTTAAACAACTTCATCACTTACTGAGTACAAACATGAGACTTACCATTTCTCGTTGTATCAACATCAGAGTCTCCATCCCTTGATTTAGCTGGCAGCGTTGAGTTTGAATTCCTAGTAGCATCACCAGGAGCTGGTGTAGGTGGTGGAGGGAGAGGTTTGTTTTTTATTCTCTCCTCTATCAAACTTGTAAGCTTCTCCATAGCCTCCTGGTCAGCTTCCTTGTCTTCATCAGTCACAATTCCAAAATTGGCAGTGTCATTTTCTTTGTTACTTGAATTACTATCTTCCTCCTTTGGGTCTTGTACAGAAGGATTTGAAGGTACATTCTTCTCACCGTCTGGTGCACTTCCATCACCTTTCTCAGCTGCTTCAGCTTCTTTGAGCTTCTTTGAGTTTTCAGTCTTCTTTTGGACAACCCTCTCCAGATAGTCTCTTGTTGCTTGATTAACATTTAGCTGTTTAAGTTTACAACAGCAagtataaaaagagaaaaatattaGCAAAGTTAAAAGCGTAGAGAAGTATGTATAGCATGATTACTAAGGAACGGAAATTTCCATTGCACCATAATGACAATGACAATAAAAAACCACATAATGAAACTGACAAATGATATCAAATAAGAATCAGCACATACCACAAGGTCCTGCCCATCAATGCTCAATTTGGTGAGAAGACGTAATGCCCGAAGAACCCCTTCAGCAGATTCAAATTCGCAGAACCCAAAGCCTCTAGGAGTCCCATCTGTGGGATCTTGAGCACGTTTCCAACTCTTGACAGGTCCACACAACTTCACAAAAGGTAAAACCATCAGAAGTCAAAATCATTCACCAAAAACTTATATgaaattatttataaatttggGTAACATAAAACAAGAGTGGGAAAGTTGATATAGAACAACAAAGATCGCAGTAATTTGACAGCACACCTGGAGGAGATATTTCATAAATTCATTGTCCACAGTTGGTGCTATCTTCCCAACATAAACAGTGGTTTGTGGTTTCTCCGCTGGGGTGACAATAGGAAGAATTGGCCTAACAGGAGGGATAATTGGGCGAACTCCAGGAATCCCAGGAACAGGGGCACGCTGAAGCAAACCAGTTGCTCCCAGTGGGCGTGGAGGAAACGGGGTCCGAATCATTGGATATGGAGGATAACGAGGAAGtcctacaaaaacaaaattaaatatctTGCAAATTCGTCAGAGAACGTTTATTAACTGCATCCAATGATAAATAGGTGACCCTCCCCCAATCAAAACAAATGTATGAAAAACAAGATGACTGTAAATAATGATTTTTTGTTACCACACATTAAAAGCATATTAGAGATGGCAGCACAGGCATGGCAACTACCACCAGCTGAACAGATAACCTGAAGGAAACATTAAGAAAGAACATCGTGttcataaaccatgaatgagTAAATTGTGCTTACCTTGCGCACCCCAGTTGGACCAAAGTAGCCTTTTCAAGTAAAATAAAACCTCCAACATCTCATGCATTGATGAGAATTATACATATTTAATATGTTGACAGTTTAATTCATCTCAAAAAAGTTAGCAGCGTGCCATGCAGCACGAGAACAATATtagttaaaaaacaaaaacataacaaacatGCATAAAGtataaaacacacacacaaataaacacatgaTGAGATGTTtaaatgtatatataaataGATTGATTGATAGAtggatggatgatggacaaAAATATATATCTATGGATAGAGAGACTTCAGTCGGAAGGATTGCGATACCTTAGAACACAAGGGCAATGGGCACTCAGTTGCAAACATGGTCTGCTTCTGGCAATTCATAAACCCATGAAAGGGAAAGTATCCTTAAAACTAACAGAAAGCATCCTActaaaataaacatgacaaagtAATATAACTTTAGAATGACAAACTGAACAGTAATTTTTCCGAATTTTGGGAACATCTTTTGAACTCCATGACCAACCTGAGCttgaataaaactttaaaatatgTGCATACCAAAAAAGGAGTTGTAGATGGGGAGTTCTCAAAGCAATATGAAGCAGGCCATCCAACCTTTCTCACCGAATTCAATCAAGACACTGTAGGAGAAAACATCTTGTCATGGATACCCTTAATCTACCAcactagatttttttttatcaaactcCGAACTCTGCCTTAACAAACGCTTCCCACTGTATTATACCTTTAGTCTACATTTAATTGCTATCCATAAATTCAACAAGTAATCTACTTTTTTCACTTTTTCGAgacaaaaaccaaaacccctaGTATTTCTTGAACAACTCATAGCAAAACAACACCAAGCAATTGCAAAACGAGAACCAACGATAAATACAGACACTTTGCATTGAAATTgactagcaaaaaaaaaaaaaaaaaaccatacgAAATAACTAAGGGATTATACAGAGAAGCAAAAACCCACCAGGTAAAGCGCCTTGAGGAGCACCAGTGGGCATGGCTGCGTATCCATTAGGCATCGGTGCGTACGGTCTCATAGGCTGCATCTGATAATGCATCATATGCTGCGGGGCCGAGGACGGCGGGGGCACACCAGGAGCCATCGGAGCCCCGGAGCTCACACCGGGCGGCTGGACGCCAGGGAGGTGATAATTCGGATTGGGCACGCCCGGGTTCGGTATTGGAGTGAACTGCGAAACCGGCCGGAACGAAGGCGCGGTCGGTGGTAAGGCGCCGGAAACCTGTTGTGGCGCGTAGGATATCGAAGGATGTGGCGGTGGAGGTGGCGGAGATACTAGAGGCGGATTCGAATTAGGGTTTACGAGGATAGGGGTGGAAGATAAGGAcgatgatggtgatggtggcggtggtggtgtGGAAGCAGCGGGAACGGGATCAGGTTGGTTATATTGGGGATTGGGGTTATCGGATTGGGGATTCGATTCTGCGTTTGTGGCGGGAGAAGAAGAAGCGTCCGCCATGGCTGGAAAGAATTGAAATCAGTGAGTGAATTTTCACTGTTTTTGTGCCctaggagagagaaagatggagaCGGAGAGTGACAGATCGAGAGAACTGAGAGGGAGAGTTTATGTATGAAGTGGATGAGTTTGTGTTTGGGAGGAAGTAAAATTTGTTGTATTATAGGCATACGTGTCGGCCCCTAATTGGTTGGCAATAACTCAAAAGACCAATAGGCCTTAAATGTGACATTCCttttttgaatgtttttttagaCATTTTTCAATGCGCTGAAAATACAATGCAGTATActcaagtgtcataatataaataattaaaaattatcaatTGTTTGTATTATGATACTTGGACAAGTCGTGTTCTtaatacactaaaaaatctgtcTACGTATCATAGTAAAGtatcaatttttaaaaaatgaacaaggaattttcaattttttcatgtTACTTGTGATGTTTTGACATTCTATTCTATTAATGTACACATTTTAGGTTCATAGTCAGGCAACTATTAACTAATGACGTTGTAAGTGCAAGACACACCTATTAAATGTGGGTATAAAAAAGGGATTTGTATCCTCTCCGAGGCAACTGGTCGAGATCCTCCTGATCAATATtcgtggaccgttggatttttatccaactgctacaattattataatttttagagggcCCCcaatttgtagccgttggataaaaatacAACGGTCCACGAAcactggtcaggaggatcctgaCCAATTGCCTCAGAGAGGATCTAAATCTTATTTTTATGGAACAATTGGTACATGTAAAAGGCACATAGGAACACTATATGGTTGATTAGCAGGGTCGGTTCTGAGATTTTTTAGGCCCAGGGCACCCAAAAAAGTGCCCTAGTATAACTCCatatcaggaaaaaaaaaatcaattgttTTAGAGTTCATATTTGTTCATGCTGATGTAacttttctttgataaaacgatAGCAGGATGTGAGGGATTATGCTAAGCAACAAGATAGGTTGGCCATAATTTGGTGTCTAACTTGTCTTTTAAAAAACTCAAAcgtaagacctctcacttataagtgaagaaaaaaTAGATTTCACATCTAAGCCATAACATTACACTTTAGTTTGTAATTAGATAAGGGTACACAAATATTTCACAAGCAAAAATCAATTAAAGTATGATAggtgtttttgtataaaacttATAACTATCGGGACAAATTTCTAATTTACTGTCCCTTGGGGCCTCATAAGAATTGtcatatttttctctctaatttttatatataatgttaTAAACAATGAatgaaccaaaaaaattattgaaaaaccaAATACCACATATatgttattaaaaatataactcatttttcttggagaagaaagaaaagcaaccctaaaccctaacattATATTGAAACAGAACATCagtgctaaaaaaaaaatattaatgaaaatggtttgaaaactttgagagttttaacgataatgacaaaataaagggtaaaatgaatagtatcatgattgactttttagtgtaaaaatgtgatttttcgttaaaatgaacagtaccgaaagctttttgttaaaattctcaAAAGACAAAGGCCCTCATTTTGATCTGAACTTGGGTGgctactattattattattatttgccaAGGGGTGGTaattaattgaaaatgaatTTGTAAAAACCACTTTCGTCAAAGGCACATATAGAAATATAGCTACTTATTTAAACCAAAGATGAaataaatgtataaaaaattaggCAGTTTTGAACCCATGTTCCTTTCCATTGCAAGAAAGCAGCGAAACACTACCGCAAATGACAAGTTATGAAAAATATccagttttatatttttatacgcTTACTGGACATAACATTATAATAatagaaattaaatttttttgtgcCCTCAATTTTTTGAGGCCCCATGCGGTCGCCCTGGTTGCCCTAGGATAGGGCCGGGCCTGTTGATTAGACAATCAACCTAACAAAATGtgcatttttattttacatAAACGATAGAATTTCATTACCATAACCAATCACAAGGATGCTAGATGGGTACATATGCTCCAGTGATCAATTTCTTGATCTGGAGGTAATAAGcacaaattacaaataattttaaatcTCTATACGCCCATCACACAAATCAAACCACTAAAACGAGAAATCTCGAGATTGACATGTCCCATAGACAAGTCGTTACATACCAAACACTGAAACCCTTACCAAAACCATCACAAGACACTGAGGCTACAAAATCGCAAAAGCAACAGAAAACATTTGCCGAAGCAACACAGACCAGTCATAAAAactaaactaaaacaaaaaaaaacaaaagaacaaggTGACCCGTCCACAATGAAGATGCAGCTGCAAAATTTGGCAGTAGGCAAATTAAACAATGTCCAAAAGGTTAAGGTGCACctttaccaaaaacaaaaaaaagggttaAGGTGCACTGTGAACAAAGTAACATCTCATAAACttttttttgaaattgatttcAAACTTGATGGGTTAAAAATGTCCCTAGCCCTTTTTGGGTAAAGATTCAAATGTTAATTTCTTAAACATTAAGACCACCGTAAATAATAGGGGCGAGTTCGTTTTAATATGATTTGGTTTTTAgctaaataaaaaaccaaactaaAGTTACTATTTGGTTTGGTTTAGTTCGGTTTTCTCAAAATTTAAAGAGTATAAACAGAGGTCATTCGATTtgattttagtatttttttttgaactttgaaattggagaaaaatgaagaagaaaaaaactagAGATTTGGAAAAATGGATAAAGCAATTTCAAGTTTCACAAATAAGTGAATAACTATATCAATCCATAAAGTTACATATTAAGAGTAGAAATACTCAATGAACTTACGATAAAGATAATCTACAATTTAACTTGTAATTATGTTCATGACAAGGAACTCAATGTATCAAGTATAAGTAGTTTTTCTTGACATGAATTTGCATTTATATTCTCTAAATACATGAAACTCTATTAGACAAGAATTCCAAGATGCATATATCTGGTTAATTTCTCAAAAGAATCTGTTCCAGCGCGCCGTTGGTGCTTATGGAGAATGAATCGGCGGATGGGATACTGACTTGAATCCAGTGCACAGATGTAGCAACTAACTCAGCATTGAATCAGGTGTTCCATCGATGTATGTATAGCTCAGACATGGTGTAAATGATCTTTTGACTTCAGCATTGTGTAGCCTGGAAAACTGGTTAAGATGCCGTTTCTTCGAGAGCTGAGAGGATACCAGTTTGCCAGGACAAGGCGTACATCATAGTCGTTTACATTACTGACCATTTTTGGTGAGTTTGTCAACTTATGCTTCACTAATTGCTCCACCAACATAAGCAACGTCAGTTCAAACCCACTTTTAGCCTTTCGCATATAAGTGATACAAATTTTTACTACATAATGTGTGTATTTGACAATTCGtttggaaaggaaaaagaatttcGCCTTCTTCCTTTCGAATGGTATGATCCCTCCGTTGCCCCAGAATGAAGAGCGATCTCGTAGTTCTTGGTCTGTAGGAGCTCCGTTTTATTTTCCCATTGATTTGCCTTACTGTTTGCAGCTGAAGATGGAGAAGCAACCCAAACCTTTATTTTCTGAAAAGTCAATTACCTCTAGCATCGAGACAACCTCTGCCATTTCTGGCCTTCTGTTCGGTTTTGAATCCCAGCACCTGATCATCACTTTAGCTAAGGAGCTAGGGCAACCCTTCGGTATCTCTGGTCTTAAATTCTGCAGTtaaataaaacaaagcattgtAAGTTTAACGTTACTTGAATTATTACAAAGACAGAAATAGAGCTATTGAAATTCTTCTGTACATGATATGTACACACACGTACTTCATTCACAACTGCTGAAGTCAATTCTGAGAATCCGACGTTACGATATGGCATATCGCAGCGATACATCTCCCATAAGCAAATTCCGAAGCTGTAAACGTC
The nucleotide sequence above comes from Malus sylvestris chromosome 16, drMalSylv7.2, whole genome shotgun sequence. Encoded proteins:
- the LOC126607319 gene encoding equilibrative nucleotide transporter 1-like, with amino-acid sequence MGFNAKTTDENSETSLLLPTVTPAADVPNKIPEDSFHFAYIIYFTLGVGYLLPWNAFITAVDYFAYLYPDASVDRIFSVVYMVVGLFCLLLIIFYSHKSEAYVRINVGLGLFVVSLLVVPLMDVFYIKGRVGLYNGFYVTVVAVALSAAADALVQGSLIGAASELPGTYMQAVVAGTAGSGVIVSALRIVTKAVYPQNTEGLRKSANLYFAVGIVIIVICIVFYNVAPRIPVMKYYADLKVQAVNDATEERGPPTLTVLRSTLWHVVDRVKWYGIGIFLIYVVTLSIFPGYITEDVHSQILKDWYPIILITGYNVFDLVGKSLTSVCLLKNSKVAIGSTVVRLLFFPLFYGCLHGPKFFRTEIPVTILTCLLGLTNGYLTSVLMILVPKVVQFQHAETAGIVIVLFLVLGLAAGSVVTWFWVI
- the LOC126607311 gene encoding RNA-binding motif protein 25-like isoform X2, coding for MIRTPFPPRPLGATGLLQRAPVPGIPGVRPIIPPVRPILPIVTPAEKPQTTVYVGKIAPTVDNEFMKYLLQLCGPVKSWKRAQDPTDGTPRGFGFCEFESAEGVLRALRLLTKLSIDGQDLVLNVNQATRDYLERVVQKKTENSKKLKEAEAAEKGDGSAPDGEKNVPSNPSVQDPKEEDSNSSNKENDTANFGIVTDEDKEADQEAMEKLTSLIEERIKNKPLPPPPTPAPGDATRNSNSTLPAKSRDGDSDVDTTRNDACEEKIDEEITGDNKTSDQERPETSSPDRSRRQDRSRDRGRDMKREKEREIERYERETERERVRKEKEQRRKIEDAEHQYEKCLKDWEYREREKEKQRQYEKEREKERERKRKKEVIYEEDDEDEDSRKKWRRSALEEKRKRRLREKEEDIADRQKEEEEIAEARKRAEEEKQLEQERDALRVSSGHVPNGSDTVALAEEFGVELKDKAIEQDVEGYSGPENRIGDGALQNGNSGDKSTMTSASASEPHLSGSAPAKKLGFGLMGSGKRTAVPSVFKEEDDDAHKDKKMRPLVPIDYSTEELQAVQQTVFGTAPSNLAAAAEFAKRISNASSKEEKPDAEKERSRRSDDRSSHRDRDRHGDDSNRTRNEHKEKTTDRDTDREHGMSKPRATDNKKLLDAKQLIDMIPKTKEELFSYEINWAIYEQHALHERMRPWISKKITEFLGEEETTLVDYIVSSTQEHVGAERMLQLLQSILDEEAEMFVLKMWRMLIFEIKKVETGLASRTRT
- the LOC126607311 gene encoding RNA-binding motif protein 25-like isoform X1, with the translated sequence MADASSSPATNAESNPQSDNPNPQYNQPDPVPAASTPPPPPSPSSSLSSTPILVNPNSNPPLVSPPPPPPHPSISYAPQQVSGALPPTAPSFRPVSQFTPIPNPGVPNPNYHLPGVQPPGVSSGAPMAPGVPPPSSAPQHMMHYQMQPMRPYAPMPNGYAAMPTGAPQGALPGLPRYPPYPMIRTPFPPRPLGATGLLQRAPVPGIPGVRPIIPPVRPILPIVTPAEKPQTTVYVGKIAPTVDNEFMKYLLQLCGPVKSWKRAQDPTDGTPRGFGFCEFESAEGVLRALRLLTKLSIDGQDLVLNVNQATRDYLERVVQKKTENSKKLKEAEAAEKGDGSAPDGEKNVPSNPSVQDPKEEDSNSSNKENDTANFGIVTDEDKEADQEAMEKLTSLIEERIKNKPLPPPPTPAPGDATRNSNSTLPAKSRDGDSDVDTTRNDACEEKIDEEITGDNKTSDQERPETSSPDRSRRQDRSRDRGRDMKREKEREIERYERETERERVRKEKEQRRKIEDAEHQYEKCLKDWEYREREKEKQRQYEKEREKERERKRKKEVIYEEDDEDEDSRKKWRRSALEEKRKRRLREKEEDIADRQKEEEEIAEARKRAEEEKQLEQERDALRVSSGHVPNGSDTVALAEEFGVELKDKAIEQDVEGYSGPENRIGDGALQNGNSGDKSTMTSASASEPHLSGSAPAKKLGFGLMGSGKRTAVPSVFKEEDDDAHKDKKMRPLVPIDYSTEELQAVQQTVFGTAPSNLAAAAEFAKRISNASSKEEKPDAEKERSRRSDDRSSHRDRDRHGDDSNRTRNEHKEKTTDRDTDREHGMSKPRATDNKKLLDAKQLIDMIPKTKEELFSYEINWAIYEQHALHERMRPWISKKITEFLGEEETTLVDYIVSSTQEHVGAERMLQLLQSILDEEAEMFVLKMWRMLIFEIKKVETGLASRTRT